Genomic segment of Eupeodes corollae chromosome 2, idEupCoro1.1, whole genome shotgun sequence:
aaacaataaaaagaaataaattcttgaaagaaaaaaaacagtgcACGCCCGAAAACTAAGCCCTCCAAGCACCCCAACAAACCTAACTATAACGACgacaatgattttgaaaaaatataatgctACTTTGCTCTGTCGATTCTTTACGATATGGTTGGTCCTTTTTTGGATGGGATCGTTTGGTCCTGCCAACgcatatattttcaaatacaaaaactataTACCTACCCTCGAAgcgataataataatgaacacGGTTTgtgcattaaattttgtataaaacgaATCGAGAAGAAGAAATAGtgaatgaaaatagaaaaaggagatatttgaaataaaataaaaaccgataccacataataaaaccaaaaaagaaaatacgcTAAGGAAGTTTCCGTCTATTTCAGGATACTATCATTCCAATACATAGACCAGACCAGGCTGCAATCTACGACtttctttgttttgtgtgtttttagtttttattttctcactgaacagaaaatataaaacaaaaaaagaaacaaaagggTAAAAACTATAACTTTCGCACTGCAAATAAATACCAAATGCCAATAATTCATTGAGTTTTATTGAAAGGACGATGCGATTGCGAAGCAGAATTAATGTGAGAATTCAAGATTCGAGTAGTAAATCTTTAATGGATCTTTTATCAAactatgtatgtgtatatataaTTATTAGTACAACAACAACAGAGATTTTGTTGTATCTTGATCCTTTTTTCGAAACATATCTGCAAGTTTCaaaatcagaaaatattttggCTGCACTTCGGCTTTGACAGTGAGTCTTAAACAGTGCATCCCTTAAACCACGTAAATTTCCGTTCAAACTCGTGTGTCTAATTGatttatgcaatttttaatttatttattttaaatacttatacattaaatagttaaattttCGAATAATGTATAAttagtaaataaaaaactatcagTAAAGGcaataattcatattttattgttgaaaatattggtaCAGAGATTAAGCTTAAGAATaatatagcttttaaaatgtattgcttttattttgcAGGCGCCTCTTCTACGTTAAATAAAAGATCTTACTTTAAACATGACTTAAGAAATTTGTTCACAATAAGTGGAGGCTTTCTTATTGGTGGGAATTTTAATTGCAAGCACAAAGAGTGAGAATATTTAAGATCAAATAacaatgtaaacattttctatgttttattcCTTACCATGcatataaatttaatgtaaCTTTCTAGTTCTATTTATGTCTCAAATAGTTCTCGTGGATGTCCTTCTGTCCAAGGTTTACCTGTTACCTTAAATGAACTTAGCACTGCCTAGTTCTATGTGAACTTCTTTAGTCAGAagctaaaaaaattcaatataataatACCGAAATATAAATTTGCTAACTGGAAACGTTTGAGGTCAGGTCGATTCTAACAACGAAACTTTATAGTGTTTTACAGGACTAGCAACGTACTGCATAATGTAAAACATTATCGTGAAACAATTTAAGTCAAGATAGTTCCATATTGCTAAGACAATGtcatatttatgaaatttaaataaaaaccttatttgAAATGCTCTTtctataaactttatttaaataaactgttatagttttttaagttaacatttttaattcaatgccTTAGCATCTCCAACCATTGATGTCTTCTTATGTAAGCTATCAACACAGTcatcaattttctttaaagttgcTGTCAACGATTGCAGAACAGCCTTTTCGATCTTATAGGAGCACTGCACAGCTGTCATTGAAATAGCGTTCATTTCGAAAATACTCTGCTGGCGAAAAACTTCAGCTCTTTGCAAGTTATCTTGAACCGTTTGTGTAGCTACtgaaacctaaaaaacataGATAATATTAATTGATTATTTTACATAAGGACATTAAGACTACTTACATATCTGATATAGCagtcttcaatttttgtttgattataattGTAGCTACTTCCGGTGCAGTAGTTTTTGAGGTTGTAGGGGAGTGTGAATGTGGCAAAGCTTCTAGCTGCCTTCGTTTGTGATCTGGCACTAGCTGTCAAACTGTAACCGGCATTCTCGGCTCTTTTCAAGCACTCCCCGAATTGCTCCTTTCCACTTTCGTAAGTAATGAACTGCGAATCATATGTTTGAATGCAAATTTTCCGAGCAAAATTCAATGCTTGCAATGGAATTAATGTCTGATTTACTTGTTGAGTTTCGTTCAAAACTTGAAGCTGCTGTTGTTCGATGACAGCCAATCGATCTAAGAATCGGGCATCGATAGCATCGTTTTCCAATTCAGAAATCTTAATCTTGACAAGAAGTTCAGCTTGGGCGATTTTAAAGTAGTCATCGGTGCCATTGCTTGCTTTTAAATTGGCGGGATAGCTTTGctgcaaaaagaaatacaaataaggTCGTTGTAATTTTAACtaagttttgaaacaaatattttcacttaCACCCAAAACAGCAGTAAAGAGTGCAGTAGCAATGAGGAAGTTAAAAAGCAAAACCATGTTGTTAACTAGTTTGAACCAATTTAATAACTGATGATTTTACTGCTTTCTGGCCACTGTTTAtatacttaacttaacttaacc
This window contains:
- the LOC129946079 gene encoding uncharacterized protein LOC129946079 isoform X2, which encodes MVLLFNFLIATALFTAVLGQSYPANLKASNGTDDYFKIAQAELLVKIKISELENDAIDARFLDRLAVIEQQQLQVLNETQQFITYESGKEQFGECLKRAENAGYSLTASARSQTKAARSFATFTLPYNLKNYCTGSSYNYNQTKIEDCYIRYVSVATQTVQDNLQRAEVFRQQSIFEMNAISMTAVQCSYKIEKAVLQSLTATLKKIDDCVDSLHKKTSMVGDAKALN
- the LOC129946079 gene encoding uncharacterized protein LOC129946079 isoform X1 — its product is MVLLFNFLIATALFTAVLGQSYPANLKASNGTDDYFKIAQAELLVKIKISELENDAIDARFLDRLAVIEQQQLQVLNETQQVNQTLIPLQALNFARKICIQTYDSQFITYESGKEQFGECLKRAENAGYSLTASARSQTKAARSFATFTLPYNLKNYCTGSSYNYNQTKIEDCYIRYVSVATQTVQDNLQRAEVFRQQSIFEMNAISMTAVQCSYKIEKAVLQSLTATLKKIDDCVDSLHKKTSMVGDAKALN